The Carassius gibelio isolate Cgi1373 ecotype wild population from Czech Republic chromosome B22, carGib1.2-hapl.c, whole genome shotgun sequence genome window below encodes:
- the LOC127987592 gene encoding putative nuclease HARBI1: MACPFDEDPVDVEAQIIQGFFHRERVIRPRIDVFAYPNEYLKERYRFSKDSLVYLTRLLKPHIANVTNRGSALSTENILCIALRFFASGHFLYSVGDSEHVGKATVCRAVRTVCLALKQLLPTFVQFPGHKPLLVIKDEFHRVAGFPNVIGCIDGTHIPIKAPSINEGDYVNRKSIHSINVQVICEATQIITNVEAKWPGSVHDARIFRESSLCQTFQQGQYNGYLLGDRGYPCLPYLMTPYPEPEPGPQTRFNLAHSRTRAKVEMTIGILKSRFQCLRGLRVSPERACDIIVACVVLHNIATIRGESHPPCIEEDGPEEHRQILEANRDGRLLRDRICQNYFY; encoded by the exons ATGGCGTGCCCTTTTGACGAGGATCCTGTGGACGTTGAAGCACAAATTATACAAGGTTTTTTTCATCGGGAGAGGGTTATAAGACCGCGTATTGATGTGTTTGCTTAccctaatgaatatttaaaagagcgttatcgtttttcaaaagattcattagtttatttaacaCGTCTTTTAAAACCGCATATCGCAAATGTGACAAACCGCGGCTCTGCGCTTAGCACAGAAAACATTCTGTGCATAGCACTTAGGTTTTTTGCGTCTGGCCATTTTTTGTACAGTGTGGGCGATTCAGAGCATGTGGGAAAGGCAACTGTGTGTAGAGCCGTTCGTACAGTGTGTCTGGCACTTAAACAGTTGTTACCCACGTTTGTACAGTTCCCTGGCCATAAACCTCTGCTTGTTATTAAAGACGAATTCCACAGAGTGGCAG ggtttccaaatgtaattgggtgcattgatggcactcacattcctattaaagctccatcaataaatgagggagactaTGTTAATAGGAAATCTATTCATAGTATCAATGTGCag GTAATATGTGAggcaacccaaatcatcaccaATGTCGAGGCAAAATGGCCAGGATCTGTGCATGATGCCAGAATTTTCCGCGAGTCATCATTATGCCAGACATTTCAGCAGG GACAGTACAATGGTTACTTGCTGGGGGACAGAGGATACCCTTGTCTGCCCTATTTAATGACACCCTACCCTGAACCTGAGCCTGGACCACAGACACGGTTTAACCTGGCTCACAGCCGAACACGGGCCAAGGTGGAGATGACtatagggatcctcaaatctcggTTTCAGTGTCTGCGTGGGCTCCGGGTTAGTCCAGAGAGGGCATGCGACATTATTGTGGCTTGTGTTGTGCTTCACAATATTGCCACTATAAGAGGAGAGAGCCACCCTCCTTGTATTGAGGAAGATGGCCCAGAGGAACACCGACAGATTTTAGAGGCCAACAGAGACGGAAGACTTTTGAGAGACAGGATTtgtcaaaattacttttattag
- the LOC127987599 gene encoding uncharacterized protein LOC127987599 isoform X1, with amino-acid sequence MYKDIFNGSPISRVTMETQSEKKRAAYFTEAELEVLMHAYEEFKPIILKRSNTAASAKARELAWQKITDRVNACNPSGATRTLSQVKMKHKNILQKANRKKTEARLTGGGPPPPPLTPSEELALSLNKGRPVVAGIPGGSSSHILCTTSDGEKRVKYTDGRIVLLDSPERTQSVTVDEDDDDDEESTSAVTEVDNAGRSTEYIPRDLPTDEGPSASAHNLSRLPAKELYKVHLQKQIRKSDMEMDLIQLQMEEKRLLIKKAALEIELLENRLKEMKK; translated from the exons atgtataaagacattttcaatggaTCGCCGATTTCACGAGTCACCATGGAAACTCAAAGCGAAAAAAAGAGAGCCGCGTATTTCACAGAGGCGGAGTTGGAAGTTTTAATGCATGCTTATGAGGAGTTTAagccaataatattaaaaagaagcAATACAGCTGCATCGGCTAAAGCAAGAGAGTTGGCTTGGCAAAAAATAACGGACAGAGTAAATGC gTGTAATCCTTCTGGAGCCACAAGAACTTTAAGCCAagtcaaaatgaaacacaaaaacattctgcaaaaag CTAACAGAAAAAAGACTGAAGCCCGTCTAACTGGCGGGGGGCCACCACCACCTCCCCTCACCCCATCTGAGGAGCTGGCTCTGTCCCTTAATAAAGGGCGACCAGTGGTTGCTGGCATTCCAGGGGGCAGTTCATCACACATACTATGCACCACAAGTGATGGTGAAAAAAGGGTGAAAT ATACTGATGGACGGATTGTATTATTGGACTCTCCAGAAAGAACACAGTCTGTCACAGTT gatgaagatgatgatgacgatgaagagaGCACATCTGCTGTGACAGAAGTGGACAATGCTGGTAGATCCACTGAG TACATACCTAGGGATTTGCCCACAGATGAGGGTCCTTCAGCCTCAGCACACAATCTAAGCAGG TTGCCAGCAAAGgagctgtataaggtccatcttcaaaaacaaataagaaaaagtgacatggagatggaccttatacagcttcaaatggaagagaaaaggctcctcattaaaaaagcagcacttGAAATAGAATTACTTGAGAATCGCCTTAAG gaaatgaagaaataa
- the LOC127987599 gene encoding uncharacterized protein LOC127987599 isoform X2 yields MKHKNILQKANRKKTEARLTGGGPPPPPLTPSEELALSLNKGRPVVAGIPGGSSSHILCTTSDGEKRVKYTDGRIVLLDSPERTQSVTVDEDDDDDEESTSAVTEVDNAGRSTEYIPRDLPTDEGPSASAHNLSRLPAKELYKVHLQKQIRKSDMEMDLIQLQMEEKRLLIKKAALEIELLENRLKEMKK; encoded by the exons atgaaacacaaaaacattctgcaaaaag CTAACAGAAAAAAGACTGAAGCCCGTCTAACTGGCGGGGGGCCACCACCACCTCCCCTCACCCCATCTGAGGAGCTGGCTCTGTCCCTTAATAAAGGGCGACCAGTGGTTGCTGGCATTCCAGGGGGCAGTTCATCACACATACTATGCACCACAAGTGATGGTGAAAAAAGGGTGAAAT ATACTGATGGACGGATTGTATTATTGGACTCTCCAGAAAGAACACAGTCTGTCACAGTT gatgaagatgatgatgacgatgaagagaGCACATCTGCTGTGACAGAAGTGGACAATGCTGGTAGATCCACTGAG TACATACCTAGGGATTTGCCCACAGATGAGGGTCCTTCAGCCTCAGCACACAATCTAAGCAGG TTGCCAGCAAAGgagctgtataaggtccatcttcaaaaacaaataagaaaaagtgacatggagatggaccttatacagcttcaaatggaagagaaaaggctcctcattaaaaaagcagcacttGAAATAGAATTACTTGAGAATCGCCTTAAG gaaatgaagaaataa
- the LOC127987603 gene encoding uncharacterized protein LOC127987603, which translates to MCIAAVSMDGPNINWKFLELLQQEHREQFGGTQLIVVGSCGLHTLHIACKHGFTIWKLEKVLRALHILFHNAPARREDFTALTKCTKFPLPFCGHSWLENLPVVERALEFWPSVTMYMDAVRKKKLPNPGTASYDTLEIAEKDPVILAKLHFYMAITKTFSPFLTFYQTDVPVIPFLAKDLAELMKSMLTCFVNKEVLKDLSSLQLVRLDVSDKQSWVNLKEVNMGLGAESLLMELQKKIGELTALEFRKDCVKVMCTIKKRAH; encoded by the exons ATGTGCATAGCAGCTGTTTCTATGGATGGTCCAAATATAAattggaagtttttagaactgCTGCAACAAGAGCATCGTGAGCAGTTTGGTGGCACACAGCTCATTGTGGTGGGGAGCTGTGGCCTCCACACCCTACATATAGCCTGCAAACATGGTTTCACCATTTGGAAGCTAGAGAAGGTTCTGAGGGCCTTGCACATACTCTTCCACAATGCGCCAGCTAGGAGGGAGGATTTCACTGCTCTGACCAAATGCACAAAATTTCCACTTCCATTCTGTGGACACAGTTGGCTCGAAAATCTACCAGTCGTGGAGAGAGCTTTGGAATTCTGGCCATCAGTGACCATGTACATGGATGCAGTCAGGAAAAAGAAGCTACCAAATCCAGGAACAGCATCGTATGACACTCTTGAAATTGCTGAAAAAGACCCTGTTATTCTGGCGAAGCTACATTTCTACATGGCTATCACAAAGACCTTCAGTCCTTTTCTTACCTTCTATCAAACGGATGTACCAGTGATTCCGTTCCTTGCCAAAGACTTGGCTGAGCTGATGAAG AGTATGCTAACGTGTTTTGTCAATAAAGAGGTACTCAAGGATCTCAGTTCACTGCAGCTGGTCAGGCTGGATGTCAGTGACAAACAGAGCTGGGTCAACCTAAAGGAAGTAAACATGGGATTGGGTGCAGAATCACTCCTTATG GAACTACAGAAAAAGATAGGTGAACTCACAGCCCTGGAGTTTAGGAAAGACTGTGTCAAGGTGATGTGTACCATCAAGAAAAGAGCCCATTAA